A stretch of Actinomycetota bacterium DNA encodes these proteins:
- a CDS encoding PadR family transcriptional regulator: protein MASSSSLEIAILGLLKEGPMHGYEIRKRLGVTLGPLWTVSFGSLYPCLRRLRKAGLVQETGKDEPKKRKRTSSKKSGPAT, encoded by the coding sequence ATGGCTTCGTCCTCATCACTCGAGATCGCGATCCTCGGCCTCCTCAAGGAGGGGCCGATGCACGGGTACGAGATCCGCAAGCGCCTCGGGGTCACCCTGGGGCCCCTCTGGACCGTCTCCTTCGGCTCTCTCTACCCCTGCCTGCGGCGGCTGCGCAAGGCGGGGCTCGTCCAGGAGACCGGGAAGGACGAGCCCAAGAAGCGCAAGCGCACGTCGTCCAAGAAGTCGGGGCCGGCCACCAA
- a CDS encoding glycosyltransferase, translating into MHGTVDYGLARRAVLQRFRAGRLSRSLRLAGLIATVAERGLDGTVVFAGYREDAPRVAGAFDVFVLPSIHEGLPIALLEGMVWGTPAVVTRVGGNAEVVDDGVTTTGIAHLSQGRWSWKSADIPPVDLNTATLEVLDTLPGVGPVTGQAILDWRAEHGVFSSVDELLEVDPDKVASAALAEHGSTAPDAVKQLREVLEETRAWADENGMPHGRGILARTAVVLEGITDEVPTATPPDDERSAEQVESAPE; encoded by the coding sequence ATGCACGGGACCGTCGACTACGGACTCGCCAGGCGCGCGGTGCTGCAGCGCTTCCGCGCCGGCCGCCTCTCCCGCTCCCTCCGGCTGGCCGGACTCATCGCCACCGTCGCCGAGCGCGGGCTCGACGGGACCGTCGTCTTCGCCGGCTACCGCGAGGACGCACCGCGCGTTGCGGGCGCGTTCGACGTGTTCGTGCTTCCGTCGATCCACGAGGGGCTCCCCATCGCGTTGCTCGAGGGAATGGTGTGGGGGACGCCCGCGGTCGTGACCCGCGTCGGGGGGAACGCCGAGGTCGTGGACGACGGTGTCACCACAACCGGCATCGCCCACCTGTCCCAAGGACGGTGGTCGTGGAAGTCCGCCGACATCCCTCCCGTCGACCTCAACACCGCCACCTTGGAAGTGCTGGACACGCTACCGGGGGTTGGTCCCGTCACCGGTCAGGCCATTCTCGACTGGCGGGCCGAGCACGGTGTGTTCAGCAGCGTCGACGAGCTGCTCGAGGTGGACCCCGACAAGGTCGCCTCGGCCGCGCTCGCGGAGCACGGGTCCACCGCCCCCGACGCGGTCAAGCAGCTGCGTGAGGTGCTCGAGGAGACCCGCGCGTGGGCCGACGAGAACGGGATGCCGCACGGTCGCGGCATCCTGGCTCGGACCGCGGTGGTCCTCGAGGGCATCACCGATGAGGTGCCGACCGCGACGCCGCCAGACGACGAGCGGTCGGCGGAGCAGGTCGAGAGCGCCCCGGAGTAG
- a CDS encoding DUF429 domain-containing protein, whose amino-acid sequence MAILTRHAAGVHVDQLSTGAQDHKSGERAHVLKSEISDALDQEFHLAPHGDPADDHQLDALIAALVAGLARQGRTAPIPDEWLEDAVREGWIHVPIGVVSDG is encoded by the coding sequence GTGGCGATCCTGACGCGGCACGCAGCCGGCGTCCACGTCGACCAACTGTCGACGGGCGCCCAGGATCACAAGTCAGGAGAACGGGCCCACGTGCTCAAGTCCGAGATCTCCGATGCTCTTGATCAGGAGTTCCATCTTGCGCCGCACGGCGATCCAGCCGACGATCACCAGTTGGACGCGCTCATCGCCGCTCTCGTGGCAGGTCTAGCGCGACAAGGGAGAACCGCTCCCATCCCTGACGAGTGGCTGGAGGACGCGGTGCGGGAGGGTTGGATCCACGTCCCGATCGGTGTGGTCAGCGACGGGTAG
- a CDS encoding ABC transporter ATP-binding protein: protein MMALLEVRDLYTGFGSHPVLHGVEFDVDHGEFVAILGLNGAGKSVTLNCVSGLVEIWRGSVFLDGDDISHLQPEDRVRAGLAHVPQGSRVFPNLTVEQNLRLGGATVADKDRYAANLDRVLDVFPRLQERMDQRAGTMSGGERAMLAAGRALMSDPKLLIVDEPSQGLAPTAVADLTEVLRQVNDAGTAVLLVEQNVTFAIRLAHRLYLLQKGAVAMHTTVDDLDDPTQLLDALGMGTLLADRVRRAVAARVGG, encoded by the coding sequence GTGATGGCTCTGCTGGAGGTACGCGACCTGTACACGGGGTTCGGATCGCATCCCGTCCTGCACGGGGTCGAGTTCGACGTCGATCACGGGGAGTTCGTCGCCATCCTCGGACTCAACGGGGCGGGCAAGTCCGTGACGCTGAACTGCGTCTCGGGGCTCGTGGAGATCTGGCGCGGATCGGTGTTCCTCGACGGCGACGACATCAGCCACCTGCAGCCCGAGGACCGGGTCCGAGCCGGGCTCGCCCACGTGCCCCAGGGCAGCCGTGTGTTCCCCAACCTCACGGTCGAGCAGAACCTCCGTCTCGGCGGGGCGACCGTCGCGGACAAGGACCGCTACGCGGCCAACCTCGACCGCGTCCTCGACGTGTTCCCGAGGTTGCAGGAACGGATGGACCAGCGCGCCGGGACGATGTCCGGCGGCGAGCGGGCGATGCTCGCCGCGGGGCGGGCGCTGATGAGCGATCCGAAGCTGTTGATCGTGGACGAGCCGTCGCAGGGACTCGCACCGACCGCGGTGGCGGACCTGACCGAGGTGCTGCGTCAGGTGAACGATGCGGGGACCGCGGTGCTGCTGGTGGAGCAGAACGTGACGTTCGCGATCCGGCTCGCACACCGCCTGTACCTGCTGCAGAAGGGCGCGGTCGCGATGCACACCACCGTGGACGACCTCGACGATCCCACCCAGCTGCTCGACGCGCTCGGGATGGGGACCCTGCTCGCCGACCGTGTCCGCCGCGCCGTCGCCGCGCGCGTCGGCGGCTGA